From Methylopila sp. M107, a single genomic window includes:
- a CDS encoding aspartate kinase: protein MSRIVMKFGGTSVATVERIKNVAAHVKREVDAGHEVAVVVSAMAGATNQLVAWTREASPIHDAREYDAIVASGEQVTSGLLAIALQGMGVSARSFQGWQIPLQTDASHGAARIAAIDGSALVSRMTDAQVPVIAGFQGIGPDNRIATLGRGGSDTSAVAVAAAVKADRCDIYTDVDGVYTTDPRIVPQARRLNRIAFEEMLEMASLGAKVMQVRSVEMAMVHKVRVFVRSSFDAPDAVQTGSDGLPIGTLICDEDEIVESQVVTGIAYSKDEAQITLRRVADRPGVAAGVFGPLAEASINVDMIVQNISEDGKTTDITFTLPTSDQTRAIDILNAKKAEIGFEALNTEADACKVSVIGIGMRSHAGVAAQAFQALAKRGVNIRAITTSEIKISVLIDTAFAELAVRTLHSIYGLDKA, encoded by the coding sequence ATGTCCCGTATCGTCATGAAATTCGGCGGAACCTCCGTCGCGACCGTCGAGCGTATCAAGAACGTCGCCGCCCACGTCAAACGCGAGGTCGACGCCGGCCACGAGGTCGCGGTCGTGGTCTCGGCGATGGCCGGCGCGACCAACCAGCTTGTCGCCTGGACAAGGGAAGCCTCGCCAATCCACGACGCCCGCGAATATGACGCGATCGTCGCGTCCGGCGAGCAGGTGACGTCGGGACTGCTCGCGATCGCCCTGCAGGGGATGGGGGTTTCGGCGCGGTCCTTTCAGGGCTGGCAGATCCCGCTTCAGACGGACGCCTCCCACGGTGCGGCGCGGATCGCCGCGATCGACGGTTCGGCGCTGGTCTCGCGCATGACGGACGCGCAGGTGCCGGTGATCGCGGGCTTCCAGGGCATCGGGCCGGACAACCGGATCGCGACGCTCGGGCGCGGCGGCTCCGACACCAGCGCGGTCGCGGTCGCGGCCGCCGTCAAGGCCGACCGCTGCGACATCTATACGGATGTCGACGGCGTCTATACGACCGACCCGCGCATCGTGCCGCAGGCCCGGCGGCTGAACAGGATCGCCTTCGAGGAAATGCTCGAAATGGCCTCCCTCGGCGCCAAGGTGATGCAGGTGCGTTCGGTCGAGATGGCGATGGTTCACAAGGTCCGCGTCTTCGTGCGCTCGAGCTTCGACGCGCCGGACGCGGTTCAGACGGGTTCCGACGGATTGCCGATCGGAACGCTCATTTGCGACGAGGACGAGATCGTGGAAAGCCAGGTCGTCACCGGCATCGCCTATTCGAAGGACGAAGCCCAGATCACGCTCCGCCGGGTGGCCGACAGGCCAGGCGTCGCGGCTGGGGTCTTCGGCCCCTTGGCCGAAGCCTCGATCAACGTCGACATGATCGTCCAGAATATCTCCGAGGACGGCAAGACGACCGACATCACCTTCACGCTGCCGACCTCCGACCAGACGCGCGCGATCGACATCCTCAACGCGAAGAAGGCCGAGATCGGCTTCGAGGCGCTGAACACCGAAGCCGACGCCTGCAAGGTCTCGGTCATCGGCATCGGCATGCGGAGCCACGCGGGCGTCGCGGCGCAGGCGTTTCAGGCGCTCGCCAAGCGCGGCGTCAACATCCGGGCGATCACGACGTCGGAGATCAAGATCTCCGTCCTGATCGACACGGCTTTCGCCGAGCTTGCCGTCCGAACGCTCCATTCGATATACGGGCTCGACAAGGCCTGA
- a CDS encoding MFS transporter codes for MNTIGALTTLNFLMADVRDGLGPYLAIFLQGRQWSPVDIGFVLMIGGVAGMIATTPMGAFVDSTRRKRLVTILAGLAVTAACLAIYLFPDFWVVTLAQVLTGVVGAVIPPAIAAMTLGIVGPEKFSHQIGRNEAANHGGNVVAALACAGFSYLVGIQAVFFVMSAMAVGSIAATLAIRESAIDHDVARGLDSSGAEETGKSGLAVLLKTPALLAFGLILMLFHFGNAAMLPMVGQRIEALGLGNAVFWTSAAVIVAQAVMAPMALLAARVAERVGYAPLLFAALLALPIRSLVAASTPQAWIAIPVQVLDGVGAGILGVVTPALVARILRGTGRFNVGLGAVMTVQGVGAAFSPWAAGNMIQYGKGWLAAAGFEPNLTGYGIAFLGLGGSAVIALALFVASMRILPLAPEGARAPKAGDSASAAAPA; via the coding sequence ATGAACACGATCGGCGCTTTGACGACGCTGAACTTCCTGATGGCCGACGTCCGCGACGGTCTCGGTCCATATCTCGCGATCTTCCTGCAGGGCCGGCAGTGGTCGCCGGTCGACATCGGCTTCGTCCTGATGATCGGCGGCGTGGCGGGCATGATCGCGACCACCCCGATGGGCGCCTTCGTCGATTCGACCCGCCGCAAGCGACTGGTCACGATCCTCGCCGGCCTTGCGGTCACCGCCGCCTGCCTCGCCATCTACCTGTTCCCAGACTTCTGGGTCGTCACCCTCGCGCAGGTGCTGACGGGCGTGGTGGGCGCGGTGATCCCGCCCGCGATCGCGGCGATGACGCTCGGGATCGTCGGACCCGAAAAATTCTCCCACCAGATCGGGCGAAACGAGGCCGCGAACCATGGCGGCAACGTCGTGGCGGCGCTCGCCTGCGCGGGGTTCTCCTACCTCGTCGGCATTCAGGCGGTGTTCTTCGTGATGAGCGCGATGGCGGTCGGCTCGATCGCCGCCACGCTCGCGATCCGGGAAAGCGCGATCGACCACGACGTGGCGCGGGGGCTCGACTCCTCAGGCGCGGAGGAGACCGGCAAGTCCGGGCTCGCCGTGTTGCTGAAGACGCCGGCGCTGCTGGCGTTCGGGCTGATCCTCATGCTGTTCCACTTCGGAAACGCCGCAATGCTGCCGATGGTGGGGCAGCGCATCGAGGCGCTCGGCCTCGGCAACGCCGTGTTCTGGACCTCCGCCGCCGTGATCGTGGCGCAGGCCGTCATGGCGCCGATGGCGCTGCTCGCCGCCCGCGTCGCCGAGCGCGTCGGCTACGCGCCGCTGCTGTTTGCGGCGCTGCTCGCGCTGCCGATCCGAAGCCTCGTGGCGGCGTCGACGCCGCAGGCCTGGATCGCGATCCCGGTCCAGGTTCTCGACGGCGTCGGGGCCGGAATCCTCGGCGTCGTCACGCCCGCGCTCGTCGCGCGCATCCTGCGCGGCACGGGACGGTTCAATGTCGGGCTCGGCGCCGTGATGACGGTGCAGGGGGTCGGCGCAGCCTTCAGCCCCTGGGCTGCGGGCAACATGATCCAGTACGGGAAAGGCTGGCTCGCGGCGGCGGGCTTCGAGCCGAACCTCACGGGCTACGGGATCGCCTTCCTTGGCCTCGGCGGATCGGCCGTGATCGCGCTCGCGCTGTTCGTCGCCTCCATGCGCATCCTGCCGCTCGCGCCCGAGGGCGCCCGCGCGCCGAAAGCAGGCGACAGCGCCTCGGCGGCGGCGCCGGCCTGA
- the ubiG gene encoding bifunctional 2-polyprenyl-6-hydroxyphenol methylase/3-demethylubiquinol 3-O-methyltransferase UbiG has protein sequence MTGRTGAGAASFDAEEIRRFDALAARWWDLDGPMRPLHRFNPARVSIFRDAACARFGRDANGMRPLAGLTLLDVGCGAGVLAEPLARLGAEVSGVDPAADLIAVAGDHANESGLNIAYRAGAAEDLVSEGATFDIVVASEVIEHVANVDGFVATVGKLVKPGGLALFSTINRTLMAHALVIVGAEYMLRWLPVGTHSYDKFVTPAELRIAARAAGLDVTDQRGIRFEPLKSAWAPSEDMSVNYTMAAAKA, from the coding sequence ATGACGGGACGCACGGGCGCCGGCGCCGCGAGCTTCGACGCCGAGGAAATCAGGCGCTTCGACGCGCTGGCCGCGCGCTGGTGGGACCTCGACGGCCCGATGCGGCCGCTGCACCGCTTCAATCCGGCCCGCGTCTCCATTTTCCGCGACGCCGCCTGCGCGCGCTTCGGCCGCGACGCGAACGGAATGCGCCCGCTCGCGGGATTGACGCTGCTCGACGTCGGCTGCGGCGCGGGCGTGCTGGCCGAACCGCTGGCGCGGCTCGGGGCCGAGGTCTCAGGCGTCGACCCGGCGGCGGACCTGATCGCGGTCGCGGGCGACCACGCCAACGAGAGCGGCCTCAACATCGCCTATCGCGCGGGCGCGGCCGAGGACCTCGTTTCGGAAGGCGCGACCTTCGACATCGTGGTGGCGTCCGAGGTGATCGAGCACGTCGCCAATGTCGACGGCTTCGTCGCGACGGTCGGCAAGCTGGTGAAGCCCGGCGGCCTCGCGCTGTTCTCCACCATCAACCGGACCCTGATGGCGCATGCGCTCGTCATCGTCGGCGCCGAATACATGCTGCGCTGGCTGCCTGTCGGGACGCATTCCTACGACAAGTTCGTCACGCCGGCGGAACTCAGGATCGCGGCCCGTGCGGCGGGCCTCGACGTGACGGACCAGCGCGGCATCCGCTTCGAGCCGCTGAAAAGCGCCTGGGCGCCGAGCGAGGACATGTCGGTGAACTACACGATGGCGGCCGCGAAGGCCTGA
- the prfA gene encoding peptide chain release factor 1, which yields MTSRISTERLDAVVERFATVEHELGLATDGETLARLGRERAELDPVVAAIHALRAAESEIRDLDQMIADPGVEPEMRALAQAERSDAEARVEAGAEALQLELLPKDEADERGVILEVRAGTGGDEAALFAGDLFRMYQRYAEAEGWRVEVLSTNEGAVGGFREIIAEIGGQGVFGKLKFESGVHRVQRVPATEGSGRIHTSAATVAVLPEAEEVDVELDDSELRFDVFRAQGAGGQHVNKTESAVRVTHLPTGIAVAVQDERSQHRNRARAIALLRAKLYDIERERVDGARADARRVQVGSGDRSERIRTYNFPQGRVTDHRIGLTLHKLETVLAGEGLGEVIDALAAEQRSRLLAAQDAA from the coding sequence ATGACGTCGAGGATTTCAACCGAACGCCTCGACGCCGTGGTCGAACGCTTTGCGACGGTCGAGCATGAGCTGGGGCTCGCCACCGACGGCGAGACGCTGGCGCGGCTCGGCCGCGAGCGGGCGGAGCTCGACCCGGTGGTGGCCGCGATCCACGCGCTGAGGGCCGCGGAGAGCGAGATCCGCGATCTCGACCAGATGATCGCCGACCCGGGCGTGGAGCCCGAGATGCGCGCGTTGGCGCAGGCCGAGCGATCCGACGCCGAGGCGCGCGTCGAGGCCGGCGCCGAGGCGCTGCAACTGGAGCTGCTGCCCAAGGACGAGGCCGACGAGCGCGGCGTCATCCTGGAGGTCCGCGCCGGAACGGGCGGCGACGAGGCGGCATTGTTCGCCGGCGACCTGTTCCGCATGTATCAGCGCTACGCCGAGGCCGAGGGCTGGAGGGTCGAGGTGCTCAGCACGAACGAGGGCGCGGTCGGCGGCTTCAGGGAGATCATCGCCGAGATCGGCGGCCAGGGCGTGTTCGGCAAGCTGAAGTTCGAGTCCGGCGTCCACCGCGTCCAGCGCGTGCCGGCGACCGAAGGGTCGGGCCGCATCCACACCTCCGCCGCGACCGTCGCGGTGCTCCCGGAGGCCGAAGAGGTCGACGTCGAGCTCGACGACAGCGAACTGCGCTTCGACGTTTTCCGCGCTCAAGGCGCGGGCGGCCAGCACGTCAACAAGACGGAATCGGCCGTGCGCGTGACGCATCTGCCGACCGGCATCGCGGTCGCGGTGCAGGACGAGCGCTCGCAGCACAGGAACCGCGCCCGCGCGATCGCGCTCCTGCGCGCAAAGCTCTACGACATCGAGCGCGAGCGGGTCGACGGCGCGCGCGCCGACGCGCGCCGCGTCCAGGTCGGATCCGGCGACCGGTCGGAGCGAATCCGCACCTACAATTTCCCCCAAGGCCGCGTCACCGACCACCGCATCGGCCTCACTTTGCACAAGCTCGAGACCGTGCTCGCAGGCGAGGGGCTCGGCGAGGTGATCGACGCACTCGCGGCCGAGCAGCGCTCGCGGCTGCTCGCCGCGCAGGACGCCGCGTGA
- the ptsP gene encoding phosphoenolpyruvate--protein phosphotransferase, which produces MRGQYGGPRVLLRRLREVMAEPVTAQERLDRIVVLIAANMVAEVCSVYVLRVDGDLELYATEGLNREAVHRTTMHKGEGLVGLVADEAEPVNLSDAQAHPAFAYKPETGEEIYHSFLGVPILRSGNTLGVLVVQNKSHRTYSDEEIEALQTTAMVIAEMVASGELSGGGDGLEPVGRRPAHAFGAALSEGIGLGHVVLHEPRVVVKTFIAEDSGAELKRLDAALANLRASIDVLLDEGDVARAGEHRDVLETFRMFANDRGWGRRLHEAVQTGITAEAAVERVQSDTRARMQRQTDPYLRERLHDLDDLANRLLRELVSPGKGMTPMVMELPDSAILVARSMGPAALLDYDRTKLRGLVLEEGSASSHVAIVARALGIASVGQIENATGLVEPGDAVIVDGVSGEIHVRPTVDVERAYADKVRFRARRQEQYRALRDAPSATRDGAKVQLMLNAGLLVDLPHIAETGAAGVGLFRTELQFMIAASMPKTAAQQKLYRAVMDAADEKPVTFRTLDVGGDKILPYMHNEPEENPALGWRAIRLGLDRPALLRTQVRALLNAGGGRDLRIMFPMVACVSEFDDARDIVSRELARLKKHEHPVPSSIALGVMIEVPSLLFQLDEILSKVDFVSVGSNDLLQFLFAVDRGNARVSGRFDSLSPAFLRTLARISDRAKEAGKPVTLCGEMGSKPLEALTLIGLGYRSLSMSPASIGPVKAVLVEADAAELEAFVRPLIARSDGGASLRGELEAFVSGRGLQIAP; this is translated from the coding sequence ATGCGAGGCCAGTATGGCGGCCCGCGCGTGCTTTTGCGCCGGCTGCGGGAGGTCATGGCGGAACCGGTCACGGCGCAGGAGCGCCTTGACCGGATCGTGGTGCTGATCGCCGCCAACATGGTGGCCGAGGTCTGCTCGGTCTACGTGCTGCGCGTCGACGGGGACCTCGAGCTCTACGCCACCGAAGGCCTCAACCGCGAGGCCGTCCACCGCACCACTATGCACAAGGGCGAGGGCCTCGTCGGTCTGGTGGCCGACGAGGCCGAGCCGGTCAATCTCTCGGACGCGCAGGCGCATCCCGCGTTCGCGTACAAGCCGGAGACGGGCGAGGAGATCTACCACTCCTTCCTCGGCGTTCCGATCCTGCGCTCCGGCAATACGCTCGGCGTGCTGGTCGTCCAGAACAAGTCGCACCGCACCTACTCCGACGAGGAGATCGAGGCGCTCCAGACGACCGCCATGGTCATCGCCGAGATGGTGGCGTCGGGCGAACTGTCGGGCGGCGGCGACGGATTGGAGCCGGTCGGCCGGCGCCCCGCGCACGCCTTCGGCGCGGCGTTGTCGGAGGGCATCGGGCTCGGCCACGTCGTGCTGCACGAGCCGCGCGTGGTTGTGAAGACCTTCATCGCGGAAGATTCCGGGGCCGAGCTGAAGCGGCTCGACGCCGCGCTCGCGAATCTGCGCGCCTCGATCGACGTGCTGCTCGACGAAGGCGACGTCGCGCGGGCCGGCGAGCACCGCGACGTGCTCGAAACCTTCCGCATGTTCGCGAACGACCGCGGTTGGGGGAGGCGGCTGCACGAGGCGGTGCAGACCGGCATCACGGCCGAGGCCGCGGTCGAGCGCGTGCAGTCCGACACCCGCGCGCGCATGCAGCGCCAGACCGATCCTTACCTCCGCGAGCGGCTGCACGATCTCGACGACCTCGCGAACCGCCTGCTGCGCGAGCTCGTCTCGCCCGGCAAGGGCATGACGCCCATGGTCATGGAGCTTCCCGACAGCGCGATCCTGGTCGCGCGGTCGATGGGCCCGGCTGCGCTGCTCGACTACGACCGCACCAAGCTCCGCGGCCTCGTGCTTGAGGAAGGCTCGGCGTCGAGCCACGTCGCGATCGTGGCGCGGGCGCTCGGCATCGCGTCGGTCGGCCAGATCGAGAACGCGACCGGCCTTGTCGAGCCCGGCGACGCCGTGATCGTCGACGGCGTCTCGGGCGAGATCCACGTGCGCCCGACCGTCGACGTCGAGCGCGCCTACGCCGACAAGGTCCGCTTCCGCGCCCGCCGGCAGGAGCAGTACCGCGCGCTGCGCGACGCGCCGTCTGCGACGCGCGACGGCGCCAAGGTGCAGCTGATGCTGAACGCGGGCCTGCTGGTCGACCTGCCGCACATCGCCGAGACGGGCGCGGCCGGCGTCGGCCTGTTCCGCACCGAGCTGCAGTTCATGATCGCGGCCTCGATGCCGAAGACCGCGGCCCAGCAAAAACTCTATCGCGCCGTGATGGACGCGGCGGACGAAAAGCCCGTGACGTTCCGCACGCTCGACGTCGGCGGCGACAAGATCCTTCCCTACATGCACAACGAGCCTGAGGAGAACCCGGCGCTCGGCTGGCGCGCGATCCGGCTCGGGCTCGACCGGCCGGCGCTGCTGCGCACCCAGGTCCGCGCGCTGCTCAACGCCGGCGGCGGACGGGACTTGCGCATCATGTTCCCGATGGTCGCCTGCGTCTCCGAGTTCGACGACGCGCGCGACATCGTCTCGCGCGAACTCGCGCGGCTGAAGAAGCACGAACATCCGGTGCCGTCCTCGATCGCGCTCGGCGTCATGATCGAGGTGCCGTCGCTGCTGTTCCAGCTCGACGAAATCCTGTCCAAGGTCGACTTCGTTTCGGTCGGGTCGAACGACCTGCTGCAGTTCCTGTTCGCGGTCGACCGCGGCAATGCGCGGGTCTCGGGCCGCTTCGATTCGCTGAGCCCGGCTTTTCTCAGGACGCTCGCGCGGATTTCCGACCGCGCCAAGGAGGCCGGCAAGCCGGTGACGCTGTGCGGCGAGATGGGCTCGAAGCCGCTGGAGGCGCTGACGCTGATCGGTCTCGGCTACCGCTCGCTGTCGATGTCGCCGGCGTCGATCGGTCCGGTCAAGGCGGTGCTGGTCGAGGCCGACGCGGCCGAACTCGAGGCCTTCGTCCGCCCGCTGATCGCGCGGTCGGACGGCGGGGCCTCGCTCCGGGGCGAGCTGGAGGCCTTCGTGTCCGGCCGGGGCTTGCAGATCGCGCCATGA
- the prmC gene encoding peptide chain release factor N(5)-glutamine methyltransferase: MTLGQAVRTATAELAAAGVESPALDARVLASEAFGLSPARLLAGSEPAPEHGLTTLARLVARRVAGEPVSRILGRREFWGLDFALTPETLTPRPDTETIVETALELLPKEGSPVSILDLGTGSGCILLALLSALPDATGLGVDLSPGAAAAARANAEALGLEGRASFVGGRWAEAIDRRFDLVVSNPPYIESAIIAGLDPEVRLHDPMLALDGGADGLEAYRTIVADLSRLLAPDGLCVLELGVGQGAAVSEIAGAAGLAIAALRDDLSGNARALALRRPPASTK, from the coding sequence ATGACGCTCGGACAGGCGGTTCGGACGGCGACCGCCGAACTCGCCGCCGCCGGCGTCGAAAGTCCGGCGCTAGACGCCCGCGTGCTGGCCTCGGAAGCGTTCGGCCTGTCGCCGGCGCGGCTTCTCGCCGGCTCGGAGCCGGCTCCCGAACACGGATTGACGACGCTTGCTCGGCTGGTGGCCCGTCGGGTCGCGGGCGAGCCGGTGTCGCGCATCCTCGGCCGACGCGAGTTCTGGGGCCTCGATTTCGCTTTGACGCCCGAGACGCTGACGCCGCGCCCGGACACAGAGACGATCGTCGAGACCGCGCTCGAGCTGCTGCCGAAGGAGGGCAGTCCGGTCTCGATCCTCGATCTCGGGACGGGATCGGGATGCATCCTGCTCGCTCTGCTGAGCGCCCTGCCGGACGCGACCGGCCTCGGCGTCGACTTGTCGCCCGGCGCCGCGGCGGCGGCCCGCGCGAACGCCGAAGCGCTGGGGCTCGAAGGCCGCGCCTCCTTCGTCGGCGGGCGATGGGCGGAGGCGATAGATCGGCGTTTCGACCTCGTCGTTTCGAACCCGCCTTACATCGAAAGCGCCATCATCGCGGGGCTCGACCCCGAAGTCCGGCTGCACGACCCGATGCTTGCGCTCGACGGGGGAGCGGACGGCCTCGAAGCCTACCGGACGATCGTCGCCGATCTTTCGCGCCTGCTCGCGCCGGACGGGCTCTGCGTGCTCGAACTCGGCGTCGGGCAGGGCGCGGCCGTGTCGGAGATCGCGGGGGCGGCGGGGCTCGCGATCGCGGCGCTGCGCGACGACCTTTCGGGAAACGCCCGCGCGCTCGCCCTGCGCCGGCCGCCGGCGTCGACGAAGTGA
- a CDS encoding DUF6882 domain-containing protein, with the protein MASFLKRLFGGGGDGGADEPDHATVMARARNELELKTGIADRMFGIGSAAWSVDLQEGAITFDAADGRRAVAPVQVIGTLDTKAGTWMWGWDHPSVPEPCGRDAAAVRDYGAKRGLAEFATKVIPCDEAKAWEFTSLAAHLANAQGGYRGPSGTTLVFMTFGTVTLSKPGASADKPAREENDLGAGLDPVDAPDVLALVQGYGAEIAAIERRHYALSKEERRDAFEAAIAEQQPVYERYWRRDDDYWRPCSVSSRSENDPALNADWRTLARGPGRYRVTYRHELTPDLRVQRAYDVERFPDGLRIVDHLF; encoded by the coding sequence ATGGCGTCGTTCCTGAAGCGGCTGTTCGGCGGAGGCGGAGACGGAGGCGCGGACGAGCCCGACCACGCGACCGTCATGGCCCGCGCCCGCAACGAACTGGAACTGAAGACCGGGATCGCGGATCGCATGTTCGGGATCGGTTCGGCCGCCTGGTCGGTCGATCTGCAGGAGGGCGCCATCACATTCGACGCCGCCGACGGGAGACGGGCGGTAGCGCCCGTGCAGGTCATCGGCACGCTCGACACGAAGGCCGGGACGTGGATGTGGGGCTGGGATCATCCCTCCGTCCCCGAACCTTGCGGGCGCGACGCGGCGGCGGTCCGGGACTACGGCGCCAAGCGCGGGCTCGCCGAGTTCGCCACGAAGGTGATCCCGTGCGACGAGGCGAAGGCGTGGGAGTTCACGTCGCTTGCAGCTCATCTCGCGAACGCGCAAGGCGGCTATCGCGGGCCGTCGGGGACGACGCTGGTTTTCATGACGTTCGGGACGGTGACGCTGTCGAAGCCAGGCGCGTCCGCGGACAAGCCGGCGCGCGAGGAAAATGATCTGGGCGCAGGCCTCGATCCGGTCGACGCGCCGGACGTTCTGGCGCTTGTGCAGGGCTACGGGGCGGAGATCGCCGCGATCGAGCGCCGGCACTACGCGCTGTCGAAGGAGGAGCGGCGCGACGCGTTCGAGGCGGCGATCGCGGAACAGCAGCCGGTCTACGAGCGCTACTGGCGCCGCGACGACGACTACTGGCGCCCCTGCTCGGTGTCGTCACGCTCGGAGAATGACCCGGCGCTCAACGCCGACTGGCGGACGCTCGCCCGAGGCCCCGGCCGCTATCGCGTGACCTATCGGCACGAGCTGACCCCCGACCTCAGGGTCCAGCGCGCCTACGACGTCGAGCGGTTCCCGGACGGGCTCAGGATCGTCGACCACCTGTTCTGA
- a CDS encoding DUF4167 domain-containing protein — translation MRGRGRGGSGGGNGGGGGGGKGPNPLTRSYESNGPDVKIRGTAGTIADKYVQLSRDALTSGDPVGAENYMQHAEHYYRLLAAAQAQYQPNQTVVRADADDFSDGDDDGDGDVGEFNGQAHANGAPQPQGGYQNNGFQQNRSQNGGRNGYNNGPRDGEQNRQDRSERRDRPERQDRQDNFRRDRNDGGYRQEAAPGETPGPEAERRERPSRQERFERAERSPRPDPAGEQPVIGELPAFITGGAAAPVPVPAPRAPEPQPAPVESAAPVEAAAPADDAAAEGDPRDAGAARGGRRRRYGRARGPAADEAGEGAPAPADPSSD, via the coding sequence ATGCGCGGCCGCGGCCGTGGCGGCAGCGGGGGCGGTAATGGCGGCGGCGGTGGCGGCGGCAAGGGCCCGAACCCGCTGACGCGCTCGTATGAGTCGAACGGCCCGGATGTGAAGATCCGGGGCACCGCCGGAACCATCGCGGACAAATATGTCCAGCTTTCGCGCGACGCGCTGACCTCTGGCGACCCGGTCGGCGCCGAGAATTACATGCAGCACGCCGAGCACTATTACCGGCTGCTCGCCGCCGCCCAGGCGCAGTACCAGCCGAACCAGACGGTGGTGCGCGCCGACGCCGACGACTTCAGCGACGGCGACGATGACGGCGACGGCGACGTCGGCGAGTTCAACGGCCAGGCGCACGCAAACGGCGCCCCGCAGCCGCAGGGCGGCTACCAGAACAACGGTTTCCAGCAGAACCGCAGCCAGAACGGCGGGCGGAACGGCTACAACAATGGCCCGCGCGACGGCGAGCAGAACCGGCAGGACCGGTCCGAGCGCCGTGATCGCCCCGAGCGCCAGGATCGACAGGACAATTTCCGCCGCGATCGCAACGATGGCGGCTACCGCCAGGAGGCGGCTCCCGGCGAGACGCCGGGCCCCGAGGCCGAGCGCCGCGAGCGCCCGTCACGCCAGGAGCGGTTCGAGCGCGCGGAGCGGTCTCCGCGTCCAGATCCTGCCGGCGAACAGCCGGTGATCGGCGAACTTCCTGCCTTCATCACGGGCGGCGCCGCGGCGCCTGTCCCGGTCCCCGCGCCTCGGGCGCCGGAGCCCCAGCCGGCTCCCGTCGAGAGCGCAGCCCCTGTCGAAGCGGCGGCTCCCGCCGACGATGCGGCGGCGGAGGGCGATCCGCGAGACGCCGGCGCAGCGCGCGGCGGTCGTCGTCGCCGCTACGGCCGCGCCCGCGGCCCCGCGGCCGACGAGGCGGGCGAGGGCGCGCCTGCGCCGGCCGATCCGTCCTCCGACTGA
- a CDS encoding MOSC domain-containing protein, with product MTDRRGAVATLRRFPVKGLSAEPLARVAVEPGRQIAGDRAFAIENGPSGFDPDAPAKLPKVKFLCLMKNARLARLSTRYDEATGRLEAELDGATALVADLGSEDGRTQAAAWFADFMGDELRGPLKVLPAPGRHTFSDTSKGVLSLINLASVSAIEDFVGTGVDPLRFRGNLDFAGFEPWEELDWVGREIAIGEVRFRVVQRTVRCAATEVDPTTAERDLRIPKTLMQRLGHADCGVYAEALTSGTIAVGDEIRLV from the coding sequence ATGACCGACAGACGAGGCGCAGTCGCGACCCTCAGGCGGTTCCCGGTGAAAGGACTGTCGGCGGAGCCGCTCGCCCGCGTCGCGGTGGAACCCGGCCGCCAGATCGCCGGCGACCGCGCTTTCGCGATCGAGAACGGGCCGAGCGGCTTCGACCCGGACGCGCCGGCCAAGCTGCCGAAGGTCAAGTTCCTCTGCCTGATGAAGAACGCCCGCCTCGCCCGGCTCTCGACGCGCTACGACGAGGCGACGGGCCGTCTCGAGGCGGAGCTCGACGGCGCGACTGCGCTCGTCGCGGACCTCGGCTCCGAAGACGGGCGCACGCAGGCCGCGGCGTGGTTCGCCGACTTCATGGGCGACGAACTGCGCGGGCCGCTCAAGGTTCTGCCGGCGCCCGGCCGCCACACCTTTTCGGACACGTCGAAGGGCGTCCTGTCGCTGATCAACCTCGCGAGCGTCTCGGCGATCGAGGACTTCGTCGGGACCGGCGTCGATCCGCTGCGCTTCCGGGGCAATCTCGACTTCGCGGGCTTTGAGCCATGGGAAGAGCTCGACTGGGTCGGGCGCGAGATCGCGATCGGCGAGGTCCGGTTCCGCGTCGTGCAACGGACCGTCCGCTGCGCCGCGACCGAGGTCGACCCTACGACCGCGGAACGCGACTTGCGCATTCCGAAGACGCTGATGCAGCGCCTCGGTCATGCTGATTGCGGCGTCTACGCCGAGGCGCTCACGTCCGGGACGATCGCGGTCGGCGACGAGATCCGGCTGGTCTGA